The nucleotide window AATTCATtccatgaaaatttaaaaaagatgtTGTTATACTCACTTGTTGAAGATCTCTAATTAAGCTCCAAATTTATCTCACTGTTgtgttaagattttttttccccAAAAATAAAGGCTAGGGCTTGAGAGAAACTAGTTAAGGAAGTTAAGAGAGGTTTTCAGAATGGTGATAAATGGTTATGAGGGTTTTGATTGTCTTTCTCAAGGATTAAATAGGTGGTGAAATAAGTGTGTATCAGATTTtaaagaaacccacttgagctCTTTCTCAAGGAtggtatttaatttattttcatctgCAACGAGATTTTCATTTGCGAAATTAAAGAGTACATGTCATATGATTGGTAGCTTTTATTCCAACATATTTATCGAGCAAGCAACTCATATGCGGACTAGCTTGACAaacatggatcatcatcttctttGCCTCTGCAAAATTGAGAATTTTGTCCCCACCTCATATACATGTTGAGAgtttgacttttatttttcctactAGTAAGAAAACATATTAGCATGTTTCCATTAAATATTGGATGGAAGGTTAACAGGTGaaccaaaattatattatatatatattaaaacagtaggattaaattaaaaaaaagttactaaATTGTGAAATAATGTTAGTAATCACAAGGGTAATTAAGAAGGAAAAGTAGACGATAAATACATcaattttctctttaaattagaataactagtattttagtcttgcacatgataaatattttttataattaataaatatttgttttatataattaaaaattataatttataatatttaaatcatattataattaaaaatcataataaattaaaatagataggaaattaaattaaatcgttcagtttatattatattatctcGTATATTGTTAGAAAGatatctaaattttgaaaataatatatatatatatatatatatatatatattaatttaacgtcaaaaataattttttaggaaGAATagtaatgataaattaataataaataataatttgttagcGGCGTTGTTGCATCTCCACTCTACCGGAGAAAGCAAGCCCAAGCAGTCGTCGTAGGTGCTGCTGATTGGTCAAAATAGAAATCCAATTGTTGAAATTTGTTACTTGCATTGCGTTTGCTGCATCAGAATCAATGGCAGGCGTTTCTCTCAAGTGCGGTGACTGCGGTGCTCTGTTGAGAACCGTAGAAGAAGCGCAAGAGCACGCCGAACTCACTTCCCACTCCAACTTCTCCGAGTCCACCGAACCGGTTCTCAACCTCATCTGCTCCGTTTGCTCCAAACCCTGCCGATCCAAAACCGTCAGTCCCACTCTCTCCGATCAACAATTCCCGATTCTCATTTTAGGGTTCAATACCGCACTtaattgtttccttttttttttaatatattattattattaactgaATCTGTTACTGTTGGTTGGATCGCGAACATAGGAGAGTGATTTGCACACGAAAAGAACCGGCCACACCGAGTTCGTTGACAAGACTTCCGAGGCCGTCAAACCGATTAGTTTGGAGGCTCCGAAGGTGGATGCAACTGCTTCGTCGGAAAACCCTTCCGCTGCTGCATCCACTGACAAAAAtgaaggtaattttttttttgagtttagttaattaaaatttaatattcccAATCTATGATTGTTAAGCTATAAAATAAGGGCGTAATTACTCGTTTGGTTATCATACCTGCATGATCTTTACATTTTAGTCTCTATACCTCGAATTATTCGTTGTAGTTCCAATACACCCACTTTTTAACTCAAATTAGTTCTTACACATACACTTTTTAATCTGTTTTAATCCCTATGATTTTTGAATACCAGGAACTAAAACTGATTAAAAAGTGTATGCGTAAGGATTAAAACGGGTAGTAGTTTTAGGTGTAAGAACTAAAACGGAAAGATTGTGTAGGTATAGGGACCAAACgaataattaaacctaaaatggTTTATAAGCTCAGTGGTTAATGGTGATGTAGTTTTAGTTTGTATGTTTGCCTGATTGTGGTTTATGTTTTAAACTGCAGAAATGGTTGTTCCCGAAGTGGACAAGAAGCTGCTCAAGGAACTTGAATCCATGGGGTTTTCAACGGCACGGGCAACGCGGGCGCTTCATTACTCTGGTGAATTTACATGCAGTCCTATTCTTTTGTTATTGACCATAGTTGTGTAGTGTTCTATACGGGTTCAAGATAGAGATATTCTCGTAtttctggatttttttttctgacttGGTTTTTGCTGTCTCATGTGAGAAGACCGATAGAGGCTTGTGTAGTTTGAGTGGATCAAACGGAGGATGGTCCTAGTAAAAGAAATAGAGGAAGAACCAATTTAGTTTACCTTGCTCTGAAgtgttttattgaaaatatgatTTGCAATAGAGCCTAGTCTAGTATGTTGATTGATCGTGGAGCTGATCTCACATACTGTGATAAGGCTTGAttgttattgtttctttttactttttctgtCTGCCCAAGTGTTATCAATGGCGAAAGGCCAAATCATGCCAAATAAACACGCCCATGGCGCCACAAAAGCAGGCCTCCCTTCACAAGTTGCTTATAGTGGTTGCCAATCCGCCATGGCGACCATGGCATCGCCATTTAACAACATTGTTCTGTCTTGaaaattacttctttttttttattggatagtTCGTGGAGTAGAGATCTGTAGTTATTAATGCATCATGGGACATTTGTGGAGTATGTTAGCTGTTCCACTTATCCCTAAGTAATTACCTTTTGTTCTAATAGTGCTTTTTGTCACAGGTCATTCTTGGACGttcatgaaatatttttttcgtatttttttttaaaaaaagattgataTTTGTATCCATTAATCATTATTGTATCACAGAGCAtctatttttgcttttttgaaGGGAACTTTATGATATTGTTGGAAGCTAGGGTGGGTTAACAGAGAGAAGTGAGAAGAATATAGCCAGGAAAGGGACTTGTTTATTCaaagtttataatatttatatatgatggaaaatttgatttaaaactTATTAGATTTAAATCTTAGTTTCCGTAGTTACGCGTGACAGTATTTGGATCTAGGATACATGACCAGTCAGTTTAAAGGGTATTTTCAATGCAccattaatgttatttatatctGGACATTGATAATTATTGAGATTCTAGATATTAAACCTGGGTTCTCCCTTCTACAGGTAATGCTGGCCTTGAGTCTGCTGTAAATTGGATAGTAGAGCACGAGAATGATCCTGACATAGATCAGATGCCCTTGgtacaatatttatatttttaatatcactTATTGTCATTATGTGCTTAACTGCTTATTGCTTCATGAGTAATAGATCTGATGTTGCAAACTTCAACAAAAATAAGACTAGTTCGTGTTatgaacaaattttaaaatgtattcagTGGAATTAAGTCACAAACTCTAGTTTCTAACCTGCTGATTAATGATTCACACAGGTACCCGCCAACACCAAAATTGAGGTTCCTAAACCTTTGCTTACCCCAGAAGAAATGAAGGCCAAACAGCAGGAACTAAGGTATAAAACTGAATTCAGATAACATTCATACTAAAGGGTGAAGTTATGAAGCTATTTTAGagttttaatattgttttggaCAAAGTTCTAGAGaataaatttacatatgtaTTGATTCATTTGATAGAAGTAATGTATGCTGATGACCTAGGGTAATCCCTAGTCTGCTTTTACCTGACCTCTAAAGGACACAGTTGATGCATTCTGGTATTTTTATAAGTACCATAGGCTGATTAAGTGAACACCTAATATTAATATCATTGGGTATTGCACCCTGATTTATAAGTCTTGAAGTTAACTGTTAGAGATTAGAAATGTGTCTGCAGATTTCTGTGTCCTCTATCATTGTGTGCAAGTTATATACATGCCATTAATATACAACAGTATTAATGTTAGCCAAATTCGTGTCAATGCATTATGTTCTGGCCTTCTGAACTTTTGCTCAGTTGATATTGTCATATGAAGATTTTTGAAATTATGTAGTTTAATACATGCTTAGATGTGTCCAGAACTATAGTTTCCGTGTGCTTACATTTAAGCCAATTTATTATTACTGGTATATTTGTAGTCTGTGTaatcattgattttttaaactataatCTCAAGGGAGAGAGCTcgtaagaagaaagaagaggaagagaagagaatggagagagaaagagaaaaggtaTATTGCAGATTCATCCATTTGATTCTCACTTATTTCTTGTGACTTTCATTACTGATATACACATGTATTTAAAATCTTTACATTATGGAAGGGTTTCATACTTGTTGCTTTGCCTCACCTGGTCAAAGGTTGAATTTCAGAGCAAGATAGAGTGAGCTTGATAGTGACATTGCAAGCCCAAATGACTCTTCTGAGGGGCATGTTAGagatataaaatcatttatgaGCCTCCACTTAATAGCTTAAGCTTTTGGGAGAGTTGGTTCTCGGCACATGATGTAGTATTGCttcaaaaatcaataattttttttgtttgtcaattattgtttttaattatatcaaaGTCTATATCGTAAATGAAGTGACTTTCCTGTAACATGGTAAAGTTTAAGTtgattaaaagtaatatattacCTCATCTGTGTATTAGTATATTCTTGAATCGAAGTTCACGttattaaatgtaaaaaaaaataaaaaaaattctaggctgttaatagtatttttgaaagtgttattgttttcttgttttgtaaaTTGTATCTAAGGTGGTTTGAGGGTTTTGGTAGTAGTTTTGTGACCTCTTTGTTTTAGATATTGGTGAATGGAAGCCCCTCAGCTGAGTTCATCTTGCAAAGAGGACTCGGACAAGGGAACCCACTAGCCCCTACTCTTATTTaatattgttgctgaaggcctaAAGGGGCTGCTGAGAGAAGTGTTGGAGAAGAAGCTATTCAAAGGTTTCTTAGTTGGAAGAAATAATGTAGAAATCAGCATTTTACAGTATGTTGATGATGCAATATTTTTTGGGGAGGCCTCCATGGAAAATGTCAAAGCAATCAAGGTCATTTTGAGGAGCTTCAAATTGGTATCAAGTTATCTAAATTGCAAATCGTTGTCTA belongs to Glycine soja cultivar W05 chromosome 5, ASM419377v2, whole genome shotgun sequence and includes:
- the LOC114412897 gene encoding UBX domain-containing protein 1-like, giving the protein MAGVSLKCGDCGALLRTVEEAQEHAELTSHSNFSESTEPVLNLICSVCSKPCRSKTESDLHTKRTGHTEFVDKTSEAVKPISLEAPKVDATASSENPSAAASTDKNEEMVVPEVDKKLLKELESMGFSTARATRALHYSGNAGLESAVNWIVEHENDPDIDQMPLVPANTKIEVPKPLLTPEEMKAKQQELRERARKKKEEEEKRMEREREKERIRIGKELLEAKRIEEENERKRLLALKKVEKEEEKRAREKIKKKLEEDKAERRRRLGLPPEEPSAAKPSPAPVVEEKKSFVPVRPATKAEQMRECLRSLKQNHKEDDARVKRAFQTLLTYVGNVARNPDEEKFRKIRLSNQSFQDRVGSLKGGIEFLEICGFEKIDGGEFLFLPRDKVEMAVLNSAGSELDSAIKNPFFGVL